AAATAAATTCCATTTACAAACGCTTACAAATAATTACAACCGAAAGTAAATAGTTTGTAACCGAATATTTTAGCGGGATGAGCGCAATTTTGCATCGTTGAATTTGATAAACGAATTCATTATACGAACATTTAAATATTATACGCCATGAATGCAATGAAAAACAGAGTACAATTAATTGGGAATGTAGGAAACGATCCAGAAATCAAAACACTAGAAAGCGGTAAAAAACTCGCACACTTAACCATCGCTACAAATGAGATTTACAGAAATGATAAAGGTGATAAAGTAGAACAAACGGAATGGCACCGAGTGACTGCTTGGGGCAAAACGGCAGAAATTATCGAAAAATTTGTGGTGAAAGGAAAAGAGGTGGCGATAGAAGGGAAGCTGACTCACAGAAGTTATGATGACAAAAACGGAGAGAAAAAATACATAACCGAAGTTGTTGTGAATGAGATTTTATTGCTGAGTAAATAATCTTGACTATACGCCGCAAAAGAAACAATTGTATGTAGCAAACCCGACAGGTTTTTAAAACCTGTCGGGTTTCTTTATTGATATTGAATATAATTATAAAACTGGAGCACCATTTATATCGGTCGAAAGTACTTCGCTCATATAATCAAAGAAAGGTCTCATGTTTTTGAAAGTTTCCAAAGCTTGTTGTAAAAATTGTTGACTCAAAACTTCGTCATCTGTAAAACGTTTTATGATTAAAAACTGTTTGAAACGAAGTAAATCAATAGCTGGATGATCTGCATCAAAACCTTTTGGAGTTGTTTTCAGCTGTTCACCTTGCAGCGTTCCGAAGGTGTTTTTAAAAGTTTTAGAATTTAATATTTCCCTAAATGATTCATAATCGTGAGCAAATTCGCTTCTAATACGTTTCAAATCGGCAGCATTTGGTCCCCAAAAGCCTCCGGCAAGAAAAGTATTTCCTTTTTCAATGTGAAAATAGTAACCGCCGCGTCTTGCACTGGTTGCACGTGTGTAACTACCGCCCCAGAAAGTTTTAAAAGGCGTTTTGTCTTTTGAAAAACGAATGTCACGATAAATGCGGTAAACACTTTTTTTGCCCGAAGTTGTTTCCAGAACATCTGTTTTGGAAAGTTCTTTTAATAAAGCATCTGCAAAGTTTTGAATATGGTCTAATTCTATTAAGTATTTCGGTTTATTTTCGTCAAACCAAGGCTTGTTATTATTCTGTTTAAGCTGAAGTAAAAAATCAAGACTGGATTGAGGTATTGTAATTGGGTTTTCCATATACATTTTAAGTTTTAGAATCTAGAAGAAGATGCAATTTAAAACTAAAAAACCCACCAAAAAAATCTGGTGGGTTTTCTATATGATGTTAAGCAGTCTTTTTGAATAAATCAAACATAGGACAGCGCGAGCAGCGTTTCTTTTCGCTTTTTTTATATTTCTCACAACAAGAAGATTTACAGTTTTCAGCTTTCTTAATCTTGTCAAGGATAACTTTATTCTTTTTTTTCTTTTTATCCTTTTTCTTGTCTTTGTCTTTTTCTTTCTTGCTCACTTTTCCTCTAATTATAAAAACAGAGACAAATATAAATCAAAAAAAGTTATTTTTATGCGTTCTAAATAAACTTTAACTATTTTTATTTAGGATTAATAGCAATCGAACTTGTAACTGTTAATTGCTGAATATCACGGTCGAACAAGTATAGCCCGCCTTTATCTTCACCAATCAAGTTGATTTTATCTAAAATAGACTTTGCAGTAGCTTCTTCTTCAATTTGCTCAGAAACGTACCATTGTAAGAAATTATGTGTTGCATAATCTTTTTCTTCAAAAGTGATGTGTACCAATTCGTTGATCGATTTCGAAACAAAAAGTTCATGATTGTAAAGCTCTTCAAACATTTCTTTAAAAGTAGAATATGCTATTCTAGGTGCTTTTAGATCTGTAATTTGTGCGTGGCCTCCACGTTCGTTTACGTACTTAACTAATTTAAGCATATGTGCACGCTCTTCGTCTGACTGTGTGTACATAAACTGAGCAATTCCCTCCAATCCGTGTACTTCAGCCCAACAAGCCATAGAAAGATACGTTTGCGAAGATTCCGCTTCGATGCGGATTTGCCTGTTTAAAGCTGATTCAATATTTTTTGATAGCATAATTTGTGTCTTTTTTGTAAAATTAGAAAAAATAATTCATTCCTTTTTTTGAAAACTCTAAAATAGAGATTTGGGCGAACTCTCAATAAGATGAATGAGATTTTATAGACTCAAATGTCGCAGGATTCGAAAATACAGACTTGTTCATGATTGGGTTTCCATCGCCTCTAACAAAACCATCTGTGAATTTTCGCATGATAAATTGTTTCGAACTCAAATCATAATAGCTTAAAATATAAAACCCTTTGACCTTTAAAGTGTTTTGTAAAGATATGTTTTTACTGGTATTTAAGAAATAAGACAAATTATCGATCGCCAGTGGTTCTGATTGTTCTGCTTTTATGAAATCTAGATTTTCATTCAGCAGCGCATCAAAATATACCATTTTACTTTGTGTGCGAGGGATCATGTCTGGAACTTCATTAATACTGTACAGATAATCGTAATCAATGTATTCTACAAATCCACCAAAGGTTATGAAATTGTTTTTTTGGTTTTTAACAACAGAAATACCAGCACTAAGATCAGCTAAATTTTTAAGGAATTTGGCAGTTGTTTTTAATACCTGTGGTCGATTGTTATTAATTTGAAGAAACAACGGAGAGTTTTTAAATTGAATAGTATCATTTTTTGATAAGGAAACATTCTTAATCGTATTTCCAGAATCAAAATCTTTTATTTCAAATACAAATTCATCCTTATTGGCGGCTACTTGAAATAGCTTATTACTAGTATAAAACGAGTTAGCGGTTTGAACAGTCTTTTTGGTAACCGGAAGATTGAAAACTTTTTCTTTAATTTCAGAAGTTTCCATGTTGAGGTCATACACTACCGTTTTTTTGGAATTGTAATCCAATGTCAAAATGATATGATTGTCATTTACATACATTTTATTAATTCCTGCCGTTTTATCAATCGGATTAAAATCATTTAAATCCATTTTCTGAATAGGGTAAGCTCGAATAAGCGTTGTGAACGAAAAGCTTCTGCCTGCTCCGTTTTGGAATGTAAAAGCTGAAAGATCAAACATTTTTATTTCACAGTTTCCGTTTTCGAATTTGTACAAAAGAAGATGCTGCTGTGCTTTTTCTTTTGCTAAAACATAAAAAACATTGTCTTTCTGAAATGAGTTTATAATGTAATCATGATTATCAGGAAAATCAAAATTTAACGATCTGGAGGTTTGAACTTCGGGGAAATATTTTATAATTCTAATGTTTCTAAAATTCTCAGAAGCCCAATAGAGCAGAGGATTTTTATCTTCGCCAATGCTGTAACCAATCAAGCGTCTGTCTGCGGCAAATCGTATTGAATCCGTAAACTGTGATGTAAGAAACAGCGATTGATTGTATTTTAAAATATTGATCTTTTTATTGTCTGATGCAAAAACATAAATATCGTGTGTTTTTACATCTTCAACATTTAAAATCTGCCCGTCTTCTAAAGGATTATTCAGATTTAATGGTAATGAATTTAAAACTGTCTGACCAAAAACAATTGGTTTTGAGACTAAAAGGAAGAATAGTAGTAGTTTTTTCATGTGAGTTCCGGCTCAAATATCATTCCAAATTTAATCAAATAAACTACAGCCTGATAACCAGAATTTATAAATTAAACTTAAAAAAAAGTCCAAAAGGATATTTCCTTTTGGACTTAGAATTTAGTACTTTAAAAAAGTGTTATTTTACTCTAAAAGTAACTCTTCTTGCTAATCTTCTTGCTTCTTCTGAATCTTTTTGGATTGATGTATCAGCACCAGCAGCAGTAACATTTAATCTTGAAGATGCAATTCCTGCTTTTTCTAAGATAGTTTTAACGCTATTTGCTCTAGCTTTTGATAATTTCTCGTTGTAATCAGATTTTCCTACCTGGTCAGCATAACCAATAATGTCAAGTGAAGCAGATGGGTTTTTTCTTAAATAATTTAAAACAACATCAATAGCAGCTGTAGAGTTTTCGATTGGAGTCGATTTGTTGAAACCAAAATACACACTGTAATACTCATTGTTGATCATTTCTTTAAGAAGATCTTTGTCGTTAACTACAGTGTTATTAGTAGTAACTGGTCTGTCAACAATTACTTTTTCTGGAGTTTTCTTGATTTGTTCTTCAAGATTAGCCACTTTGTTTTCTAATGCAGAAAGATCAGTGTTTCCTGAATTTTCTGTAACTACCCAGTCAGCATGTTTTGTGTTTTTTCCTAAATACACATTTAAACCTACTGTACCATTAAACAATAATCCAGAAAAACCTCTGTTGTTTGGAAGATAAGCTCCATCAAAAGAACGATCCTGAGATGCATTGAAAATAGTAGAGAAATCTCCAGTTAAAGCAACTCTGTTTGATAATTTTATTTGACCAGTAACACCAGCAATAAAATTAGTCATTTCGTCTGCTCCTTTGTACACATCATTTCTTAGTTGAGCATAACCAAAACCAGCATGTCCTAATAAACCAATTGTATTAGTCCATGTTTCGAAATTCATAATGCGTCCTAAATTAGCAACAGCTTGCAAATCTACTCGATAGTATCTTGAATCAAAATCTAAAGAGTTGCTTTTGTTTGTTAAACTGTTATAACCAAAATCAGCTTTTAAACCGAATTTGTTGTTAAACATATAACGAACTCCAAAATCTCCAACCCACGGGCTAGGCGTACTTGTAAAATAGTTATCCGAAAATGGCTTTTGAGGTTTGTTTACTCCTCCAGCCAATTCAATAGACCATTTATTAAAATTGCTTGGAGTACTGGTTTCTGTTTGTGCATTAGCATTCATTAAACCTAAGGCAAATGCCAGAGTAACAACAATTTTTTTCATTGTAATTGAGTTTTAAAATTTTTCCCAAACCAACGAATTAATAAAAGAGTGTTTGTCCCCTGAAAGTTATAAAAGTATTAAAATAAGACAGAAATATAACACAAAATTAGGATTTGTTCATCTCTTCCTGAAAGCAATCTACAAATTTTCCTAAGTGTAATCCGTCCATTAAACCATGATGGACATGTACAGACATTGCCATGGTACGCTTTCCTGTTTCTGAAGTTATCATTTTTCCAAAGGAAATTTTTGGACAGCTGTCTGGAAACGTAAAACTTCTGGCATGAGAAAGTCCAGTGAAGTTTAACCACGGAATTGCCGAGAAATGAATCAAGTTATCATCATCAAATGATCTTGTAAATAGTCCTTTGGTATTTTGAACTCTTTTGATTTCGGCTAAAGCATTCTCTTCAAAAGTTTTAAAATCAGGATGATATTCAATTAAAGAAAATCCGAAAGTTCCGTCTTCACGACCAATTGTCGATGAAGCATCAATACGATCATTGATATATATTTTGTCTTCGGAAATCCTGTATTTAAAATTTTCGACTGCGTTTACAGCCGTTAGTGTTTTGTGTAAATAGAAAATGAAAAAAGAAGCATTGCTTTTTTTGGCTGTTTGATACGCCTGTGTACAATCAATTTCGACGGTAGCTCCAAAAAAAGGTTCTTCCATTTTTCTGAAATGTTCGAAATGTTCTTTTCTTTTCCAGTTTTCTAGGTCTAAAAGTGTTTTCATTATAGTAAATTGTGGACTACTTCTGTAATCTTTTCGAATGAGCTGAAATGTTTGTGCTCAACTTTATGATTGATTTTTTCGTGTTCCCAAGTGGTATGAAACGGAATATGAACGGCATATCCGCCAATTCCTAAAACCGGAAGCACATCTGATTTTAATGAATTTCCGATCATCAAAAATTCGCTTGCCTGAATGTCCAAACGTCCTAGGAGTTTTTGATAATCGATTTCTTGTTTGTCTGACATGACTTCAATATGGTGAAAATAATGTCCTAAACCAGAACGATGCAGTTTGCTGTGCTGGTCTTTTAAATCGCCTTTTGTAGCCACTACCAATTTGTATTTTCCGTGCAAAGCTTGCAATGTTTCTTCAATTCCATCAAGAAGTTCGATTGGTTTCTCCAGTAATTCTTTTCCGTATTGAATGATTTTTTCAATGATTTCAACAGGAATGGTATTGTTGGAAATATTCATGGCTGCTTCGATCATCGAAAGGATATACCCTTTAATTCCATAGCCATATAAAGGCAGATTGGCAATTTCTATTTTGAATAATTCCTGTGAAATGCCTTGATGCGAAAGATAATCTTCCATCAAAGCACAGAATTTATGTTCGGTTTCCTGGAAATAAGGTTCGTTTACAAACAAAGTATCATCGGCATCAAATGCGATTACTTTTAGGTTTGGTATTTTAGTTTTATGTAACATAAGTTTTTTTGTTTCAAGTTTTATTAGCCACGAATTCACGGATTATAGCTAATTAGATAATTGATTTTTAGAAGTGATGAAGTAATTTCACTAATTTTTTTTACTCGGATTAATTTCTGTTAAGATAAAAACAAATCTGCTCAATCTGCTAGAAACTTTTTAATCTCAATTCTTAGAAAACAATCGTTTTAAAGAAATCGTTTTATCGTAAAACGTAATTCGGATTCCGAAAAGAAGAATAATTCCTCCGAAAACCATCTGCAAAGTTATTTTTTCCTCCAAAAACAACCAAGCCAAAATGGAGGTAATTACGGCTTGACTTAATAAACTCAGAGAAACTCTCGTTGCGCGCATGTGCTGTGTTGCATAACTAATCGAAAGCCAAGCACACAATTGGCAGATTACGGCTTGCAAAACCAATACAAACCAGCCTGCATTTGAAAATCCAGTGAAAGGTTCGTGTAACGAATAACATAAAATTCCCAAGTAAATACTGGAAGCTAGTAAACTAATGGTCATAAACGATAAAACATCGACTTGCGATAAGACATTTTTGCTCACTAAAAGGTAGATCGAATATAAGATTCCTGATAAAACAGCGAACAGAAAAGCTTGATTGAAATTCAAATCGATAAAAAATTCAAATCCAACCAAAGTCACCATTCCGAATAAAGCGACCAGAGTTCCAATCCAGAAATTGACCGCAGGTTTTGATTTTAAAAATAAAAAGGATCCAACGCCTACCCAAACCGGAGATAAATTAGTCAACAAGGAAGCCTGAGTTGCACTTGATTGTTGAATAGCAATATTCCAAACAGCAACATCCGAAGAAAATAAAACGCCGCAAAGTACCGCTAAAAGTGCAAATTTTAATTTTGGGAGTTTAAAATTTCCGCTGAAAAGAACATAAGGCAGTAAAAGCAAAACAGCAAAAAACATTCGGTAAAAAGCCGAGATTAATCCTGGTGTTAAACGTAATTTAACCAATATTGGGAAAATCGATATGCAAAGTATACCGCAGATTAGGGCTAATCTTGGTTTGGTGAGTTTCATTGTGAGTTTTTAGCTAAGGTCTTGTTTTTAATAATGCGAATCAAAAGTAAAAATGTCCGTTAGGGAAAACAAAAGATTTGTAGAAATTAACATAACATAAAAAAACAAAGATGTGCCGTTAGGCACATTTTGATTTATTGTAATAAAAATTAGGATTAAATTTGTTTTTGTGTGGTATTATGCGGCAAGCATTTTTTCGTAGGCATTTTTAATTTCAATGTCCGAAAAAGGTTCAAGTGCTTCTACCAGTTTGCTAACGGTTTTAATGCAGTTGATCATTTTGATGCGGAGATCTTTATAATCTCCAACTTCTGTAACCAGAATTGCTTCAAAAATTTCACACAAATGTTCCGGCTGATCCCTGATTTCGTCTTCAAACCAAATGTCTGATAGAAATTGTGCCATTGCTGTCATTACAGCGGATTCTGTTGGTTTTTGATTTTCTTTAGTCATAATCGAAAATTTAAACGCACGAAACCCTCGCTTTAGGTGTGACTAAATATCCGAAGATAGATTTAGGGCAGTTTCCCGCTCCATCACCATAACAAGGGTTCGCTTATTGTTAACTTTGAATAAGTTTATTTAAAGTCATCAGATATTTAGTCGATACAAACTTACAATTATAAACTTATATAAAAGTAAAAAACATGAGAAATTTCCCATGTTTTTAATATTTCCATTCTTAGAAAGAACTTCTTAGTTTACAGTTGCGCCATTTGGTGCATCGGCATCTGGATTTACAAAAACCAGTTTTCCTTCTGCATTTGTTGTCATTAAGATCATTCCTTGACTTTCAACACCACGCAAAGCTCTTGGCGCTAAGTTTGCTAAAACAGAAACTCGTTTTCCAATGATTTCTTCTGGAGAAAAACTCTCGGCAATTCCCGAAACAATCGTACGAACATCAATTCCTGTATCTACTTTAAGAACTAAAAGTTTGTTTGCTTTTGGCATTTTTTCAGCTTCAAGAATAGTTCCAATACGGATATCCATTTTCGCAAAATCCTCAAACTGAATTAAGTCTTTTTGTGGTTCAGCTTGTTTGTTTTCAGCAAGATTTGCCGTTTTTGTTGCTTCCAATTTATCTATTTGTTTTTGTATTTCTTCGTCTTCAATTTTAGCAAAAAGCAATTCTGCTTCTCCAATTTTGTGTCCAGCTGCAATTAATTCTGAATTATCTGCTACATCAGACCATTTTAAGTTTCCTTCGTTTTTAAGGATTCTCGAAAGTTTAGCTGTTGTAAAAGGTAAAAATGGTTCAGATAAAACACTTAAAGCTGCAGCGATTTGCAAGGCCACATACATTTGAGTTTTTACACGCTCTGGATTGTCTTTCATCACTTTCCAAGGCTCTTCGTCTGCCAGATATTTGTTGCCTAAACGAGCAACATTCATCAATTCTCCTAAAGCTTCACGGAATCTGTAACGTTCCACCGAACTTGCAATTACTGCTGGATATGCTTTTAATTCGGCTAAAGTTGCTTCATCGATTTCTGTAAATTCGTTTGGAGCAGGGATAATACCATCGTAATATTTGTTGGTTAAAACCACCACACGATTTACGAAGTTTCCAAATACGGCAACTAATTCGTTATTATTTCTAGCCTGAAAATCTTTCCAAGTAAAGTCGTTATCTTTTGTTTCCGGCGCGTTTGATGTTAAAGCGTAACGTAGAACATCTTGCTTATCTGGAAACTCTTCTAAATATTCGTGCAACCAAACGGCCCAGTTTTTAGAAGTCGAAAGTTTGTTTCCTTCCAAGTTCAAAAATTCATTTGCGGGAACGTTGTCTGGTAAAATGTAACTTCCTTCTGCTTTAAGCATTGCTGGGAAAATAATACAGTGGAAAACAATATTGTCTTTCCCAATAAAGTGAACCAATTTGGTTTCTTCATCTTTCCAATATGGTTCCCAATCTTTTCCTTCTCGTGCTGCCCATTCTTTTGTAGAAGAAATGTAGCCAATTGGTGCATCAAACCAAACGTATAATTTTTTGCCCTCAGCACCTTCAACCGGAACGTCAATTCCCCAGTCAAGGTCACGCGTTACGGCACGAGGTTCTAAACCTGCATCAATCCAAGATTTTACTTGTCCGTAAACATTGGTTTTCCAGTCATTTTTGTGACCTTCTAAAATCCATTCGCGTAAAAAAGCATCGTAACGATCTAAAGGTAAAAACCAGTGTTTAGTTGATTTTAAAATTGGAGTTTCGCCTGTAATAGTCGATTTCGGATTAATCAAATCAGTTGCGTTCAAAGTAGAACCACAATTTTCGCATTGATCTCCGTAAGCTCCGTCATTCCCACATTTTGGGCAAGTTCCC
This is a stretch of genomic DNA from Flavobacterium endoglycinae. It encodes these proteins:
- a CDS encoding single-stranded DNA-binding protein is translated as MNAMKNRVQLIGNVGNDPEIKTLESGKKLAHLTIATNEIYRNDKGDKVEQTEWHRVTAWGKTAEIIEKFVVKGKEVAIEGKLTHRSYDDKNGEKKYITEVVVNEILLLSK
- a CDS encoding DUF2461 domain-containing protein translates to MENPITIPQSSLDFLLQLKQNNNKPWFDENKPKYLIELDHIQNFADALLKELSKTDVLETTSGKKSVYRIYRDIRFSKDKTPFKTFWGGSYTRATSARRGGYYFHIEKGNTFLAGGFWGPNAADLKRIRSEFAHDYESFREILNSKTFKNTFGTLQGEQLKTTPKGFDADHPAIDLLRFKQFLIIKRFTDDEVLSQQFLQQALETFKNMRPFFDYMSEVLSTDINGAPVL
- a CDS encoding ferritin; the protein is MLSKNIESALNRQIRIEAESSQTYLSMACWAEVHGLEGIAQFMYTQSDEERAHMLKLVKYVNERGGHAQITDLKAPRIAYSTFKEMFEELYNHELFVSKSINELVHITFEEKDYATHNFLQWYVSEQIEEEATAKSILDKINLIGEDKGGLYLFDRDIQQLTVTSSIAINPK
- a CDS encoding OmpA family protein, which translates into the protein MKKIVVTLAFALGLMNANAQTETSTPSNFNKWSIELAGGVNKPQKPFSDNYFTSTPSPWVGDFGVRYMFNNKFGLKADFGYNSLTNKSNSLDFDSRYYRVDLQAVANLGRIMNFETWTNTIGLLGHAGFGYAQLRNDVYKGADEMTNFIAGVTGQIKLSNRVALTGDFSTIFNASQDRSFDGAYLPNNRGFSGLLFNGTVGLNVYLGKNTKHADWVVTENSGNTDLSALENKVANLEEQIKKTPEKVIVDRPVTTNNTVVNDKDLLKEMINNEYYSVYFGFNKSTPIENSTAAIDVVLNYLRKNPSASLDIIGYADQVGKSDYNEKLSKARANSVKTILEKAGIASSRLNVTAAGADTSIQKDSEEARRLARRVTFRVK
- a CDS encoding chloramphenicol acetyltransferase, giving the protein MKTLLDLENWKRKEHFEHFRKMEEPFFGATVEIDCTQAYQTAKKSNASFFIFYLHKTLTAVNAVENFKYRISEDKIYINDRIDASSTIGREDGTFGFSLIEYHPDFKTFEENALAEIKRVQNTKGLFTRSFDDDNLIHFSAIPWLNFTGLSHARSFTFPDSCPKISFGKMITSETGKRTMAMSVHVHHGLMDGLHLGKFVDCFQEEMNKS
- a CDS encoding HAD family hydrolase translates to MLHKTKIPNLKVIAFDADDTLFVNEPYFQETEHKFCALMEDYLSHQGISQELFKIEIANLPLYGYGIKGYILSMIEAAMNISNNTIPVEIIEKIIQYGKELLEKPIELLDGIEETLQALHGKYKLVVATKGDLKDQHSKLHRSGLGHYFHHIEVMSDKQEIDYQKLLGRLDIQASEFLMIGNSLKSDVLPVLGIGGYAVHIPFHTTWEHEKINHKVEHKHFSSFEKITEVVHNLL
- a CDS encoding DMT family transporter — translated: MKLTKPRLALICGILCISIFPILVKLRLTPGLISAFYRMFFAVLLLLPYVLFSGNFKLPKLKFALLAVLCGVLFSSDVAVWNIAIQQSSATQASLLTNLSPVWVGVGSFLFLKSKPAVNFWIGTLVALFGMVTLVGFEFFIDLNFNQAFLFAVLSGILYSIYLLVSKNVLSQVDVLSFMTISLLASSIYLGILCYSLHEPFTGFSNAGWFVLVLQAVICQLCAWLSISYATQHMRATRVSLSLLSQAVITSILAWLFLEEKITLQMVFGGIILLFGIRITFYDKTISLKRLFSKN
- the metG gene encoding methionine--tRNA ligase yields the protein MIQNPKRYTITAALPYTNGPIHIGHLAGVYVPADIYSRYLRLQGNDVAFLCGSDEHGVAISMKAKKEGITPQEVIDKYDGIIRKSFADFGISFNNYSRTSAKIHHDTASEFFRTLYDKGDFIEEVTEQLYDAKANQFLADRFVVGTCPKCGNDGAYGDQCENCGSTLNATDLINPKSTITGETPILKSTKHWFLPLDRYDAFLREWILEGHKNDWKTNVYGQVKSWIDAGLEPRAVTRDLDWGIDVPVEGAEGKKLYVWFDAPIGYISSTKEWAAREGKDWEPYWKDEETKLVHFIGKDNIVFHCIIFPAMLKAEGSYILPDNVPANEFLNLEGNKLSTSKNWAVWLHEYLEEFPDKQDVLRYALTSNAPETKDNDFTWKDFQARNNNELVAVFGNFVNRVVVLTNKYYDGIIPAPNEFTEIDEATLAELKAYPAVIASSVERYRFREALGELMNVARLGNKYLADEEPWKVMKDNPERVKTQMYVALQIAAALSVLSEPFLPFTTAKLSRILKNEGNLKWSDVADNSELIAAGHKIGEAELLFAKIEDEEIQKQIDKLEATKTANLAENKQAEPQKDLIQFEDFAKMDIRIGTILEAEKMPKANKLLVLKVDTGIDVRTIVSGIAESFSPEEIIGKRVSVLANLAPRALRGVESQGMILMTTNAEGKLVFVNPDADAPNGATVN